One Trichoplusia ni isolate ovarian cell line Hi5 chromosome 6, tn1, whole genome shotgun sequence DNA segment encodes these proteins:
- the LOC113494810 gene encoding tetraspanin-33-like, which yields MHRRRGPNFTYVSGCVKYMIFILNFIFWLFGGLLIAVGLYAFIDKWQATGLIKLDTVYDVMLNISLLIALLGGVVFVVSFAGCVGALRENTCLLKFYSLCLLILFLVEMGGAVCGFVFPRSLHGLLELSFTERVVHAYRDDPDLQNFIDFAQSDFHCCGLTSDGYMDWSKNEYFNCSSPSVERCGVPFSCCINATDISSGLVNIMCGYGVQNYPVAEASKRVWTSGCIEIVRSWAERNLYTIASVALGVALAQLFVIYLAKTLEGQIELQKARWQT from the exons TTGTTTGGTGGGCTGCTCATTGCTGTTGGGCTGTATGCATTTATTGACAAATGGCAAGCCACCGGTCTTATAAAG TTGGACACAGTTTACGATGTGATGCTGAACATAAGTCTGCTGATAGCTCTTCTCGGTGGCGTGGTGTTCGTGGTCAGTTTCGCCGGTTGCGTGGGCGCACTCAGAGAGAATACCTGCCTTCTTAAGTTT TACTCGCTGTGCCTGCTGATCCTGTTCCTGGTGGAGATGGGCGGCGCGGTGTGCGGGTTCGTGTTCCCGCGCTCGCTGCACGGGCTGCTGGAGCTCAGCTTCACGGAGCGCGTCGTGCACGCCTACAGGGACGACCCCGACCTGCAGAACTTCATCGATTTCGCGCAGAGCGAT TTTCACTGCTGCGGTCTGACATCAGACGGCTACATGGACTGGTCTAAGAACGAGTACTTCAACTGCTCGTCACCATCTGTCGAGCGATGCGGAGTTCCATTCTCGTGCTGTATCAACGCTACGGATATATCGTCCGGCTTAGTCAATATCATGTGTGGATACGGCGTGCAGAATTATCCT GTGGCGGAGGCCAGCAAGCGCGTGTGGACGAGCGGCTGCATAGAGATAGTGCGGTCGTGGGCCGAGCGCAACCTCTACACCATCGCGTCCGTGGCGCTGGGCGTGGCGCTGGCGCAGCTGTTCGTCATATACCTGGCCAAGACCCTCGAGGGGCAGATCGAGCTGCAGAAAGCTAG ATGGCAAACATGA
- the LOC113494811 gene encoding uncharacterized protein LOC113494811 isoform X2, with amino-acid sequence MTSRKIENVHLELLEKLFADSGLECIRSPVLSSESSSSLGASEEHGEEEEEEEAAIETVAEEEEKSPVVEEELEELPEIFPSPSLRHLLSDKVRHIQKQNRIHVLPEEFKKRINPQNIPKIAVTPQQKYIEMLGDLVGCKRYRSSLAEFWFLDTLANLLWRAQDDELDRPTQAILILWFCEWMKEMQHFDAASRPRMMKRFKDNMLAAAKILATEDRLPAPSEAGVYYKAVDEPDDPEHTKSSTHTIKHLVNFEGAVYECCLRDLIKIIHYIFDLFSSDYQYNLVRSVFTFTPEYALIDAPYQIQNPKRMYAALKVKPKKEAKSPKKEIKPVKGKRKEDTSEYLALLDLKAKEDKLLEEQEERDREEWNRRSHILPLNFAAGDEFFNKYWPPPTPAPEPEVVLDLKTKAKPKGKK; translated from the exons ATGACGTCACGTAAGATTGAAAATGTTCATCTGGAACTGCTGGAGAAGTTGTTCGCTGACTCCGGTCTTGAGTGCATCAGGTCTCCGGTACTGTCTTCTGAATCCTCAAGCAGTTTGGGAGCCAGTGAGGAGCACG gcgaagaagaagaagaagaggaaGCCGCTATAGAGACGGTAGCGGAGGAAGAAGAGAAGTCTCCTGTAGTCGAGGAGGAGCTGGAGGAGCTGCCCGAGATATTCCCCTCTCCCTCTCTCAGACACCTTCTGTCTGATAAGGTCAGACATATACAGAAGCAGAATAG AATACACGTACTGCCAGAAGAGTTTAAAAAGCGCATCAATCCCCAAAACATACCCAAAATAGCAGTCACTccacaacagaaatacattgaGATGCTAGGAGATCTAGTTGGCTGTAAGCGGTACAGAAGCAGCTTGGCCGAGTTCTGGTTTCTGGATACCTTGGCTAATTTACTGTGGAGAGCTCAGGACGATGAGCTGGATAGAC CAACCCAAGCTATCTTGATCCTGTGGTTCTGTGAATGGATGAAGGAGATGCAGCATTTTGATGCAGCTAGCAGGCCTCGGATGATGAAACGATTCAAG GACAACATGCTAGCAGCTGCCAAGATACTGGCCACGGAAGACCGCCTCCCCGCACCATCGGAAGCTGGGGTTTACTACAAGGCTGTTGACGAGCCTGACGACCCTGAACACACCAAGTCCAGTACTCATACTATAAAACACCTCGTCAATTTTGAAGGAGCGGTGTACGAGTGCTGTCTTAGAGATCTCATCAAGATTATCCATTATATTTTTGATCT aTTCAGCTCAGACTACCAATATAACTTAGTCCGATCAGTGTTCACGTTTACGCCTGAATATGCGCTCATAGACGCGCCTTACCAGATTCAGAACCCAAAGAGGATGTATGCAGCCTTAAAGGTTAAGCCGAAGAAAGAAGCGAAATCGCCGAAAAAAGAAATTAAGCCTGTCAAGGGGAAGAGAAAGGAAGATACTTCAGAATATTTGGCGTTGTTGGAT CTAAAAGCTAAAGAAGATAAACTCCTGGAGGAACAAGAGGAACGCGACCGAGAGGAGTGGAACCGTCGCAGCCACATCCTGCCCCTGAACTTCGCTGCTGGAGACGAGTTCTTCAACAAGTACTGGCCGCCGCCCACGCCTGCCCCCGAACCCGAAGTGGTGTTGGACCTCAAGACAAAAGCGAAGCCGAAGGGAAAGAAATAA
- the LOC113494811 gene encoding uncharacterized protein LOC113494811 isoform X1 — MTSRKIENVHLELLEKLFADSGLECIRSPVLSSESSSSLGASEEHGEEEEEEEAAIETVAEEEEKSPVVEEELEELPEIFPSPSLRHLLSDKVRHIQKQNRIHVLPEEFKKRINPQNIPKIAVTPQQKYIEMLGDLVGCKRYRSSLAEFWFLDTLANLLWRAQDDELDRPTQAILILWFCEWMKEMQHFDAASRPRMMKRFKDNMLAAAKILATEDRLPAPSEAGVYYKAVDEPDDPEHTKSSTHTIKHLVNFEGAVYECCLRDLIKIIHYIFDLFSSDYQYNLVRSVFTFTPEYALIDAPYQIQNPKRMYAALKVKPKKEAKSPKKEIKPVKGKRKEDTSEYLALLDVGINLYSILYVFECTRYRFVPNSQWCLKIVGKSQKPQTHSSVPQTNNEGKHPEETLITRIGICNRQSAKASIVIIAYSFPV, encoded by the exons ATGACGTCACGTAAGATTGAAAATGTTCATCTGGAACTGCTGGAGAAGTTGTTCGCTGACTCCGGTCTTGAGTGCATCAGGTCTCCGGTACTGTCTTCTGAATCCTCAAGCAGTTTGGGAGCCAGTGAGGAGCACG gcgaagaagaagaagaagaggaaGCCGCTATAGAGACGGTAGCGGAGGAAGAAGAGAAGTCTCCTGTAGTCGAGGAGGAGCTGGAGGAGCTGCCCGAGATATTCCCCTCTCCCTCTCTCAGACACCTTCTGTCTGATAAGGTCAGACATATACAGAAGCAGAATAG AATACACGTACTGCCAGAAGAGTTTAAAAAGCGCATCAATCCCCAAAACATACCCAAAATAGCAGTCACTccacaacagaaatacattgaGATGCTAGGAGATCTAGTTGGCTGTAAGCGGTACAGAAGCAGCTTGGCCGAGTTCTGGTTTCTGGATACCTTGGCTAATTTACTGTGGAGAGCTCAGGACGATGAGCTGGATAGAC CAACCCAAGCTATCTTGATCCTGTGGTTCTGTGAATGGATGAAGGAGATGCAGCATTTTGATGCAGCTAGCAGGCCTCGGATGATGAAACGATTCAAG GACAACATGCTAGCAGCTGCCAAGATACTGGCCACGGAAGACCGCCTCCCCGCACCATCGGAAGCTGGGGTTTACTACAAGGCTGTTGACGAGCCTGACGACCCTGAACACACCAAGTCCAGTACTCATACTATAAAACACCTCGTCAATTTTGAAGGAGCGGTGTACGAGTGCTGTCTTAGAGATCTCATCAAGATTATCCATTATATTTTTGATCT aTTCAGCTCAGACTACCAATATAACTTAGTCCGATCAGTGTTCACGTTTACGCCTGAATATGCGCTCATAGACGCGCCTTACCAGATTCAGAACCCAAAGAGGATGTATGCAGCCTTAAAGGTTAAGCCGAAGAAAGAAGCGAAATCGCCGAAAAAAGAAATTAAGCCTGTCAAGGGGAAGAGAAAGGAAGATACTTCAGAATATTTGGCGTTGTTGGATGTAGgaattaatttgtattcaatattgtatgtttttgaatgTACGAGGTATAGGTTCGTTCCCAATAGTCAATGGTGTCTTAAAATAGTTGGAAAGAGCCAAAAACCCCAAACCCACAGCTCTGTACCACAGACAAACAATGAAGGCAAGCATCCTGAGGAAACCTTGATCACAAGAATTGGTATTTGTAATCGCCAATCTGCGAAAGCAAGCATAGTGATCATTGCTTATAGTTTCCCTGTGTAG